The DNA window CGGCGATCCGGCCGAGCACCTCCGTGGACTTCGGGAACTCGATCTCCATGCCTACTTCGGCTTCTTCGCCGTAGAGCTGCTGGGCCTCGGCCAACGCCACCTCGGTGGCGGGGTTGGTGACCTCGGCGACGATCTGCTTGACGGCGAACAGTTCGACCTGGCCAGTGTCGAGGTTGAACCGCGCGTGGAGATCCTCGTTCGTCTTGTAGTACTTCCGCGACGCCGTCTTCACGGCCTCCTCGATCGCGGAGACGATGACCTCGGGTTCGATCCCCTTTTCCTTGGCAAGGGCCTCGATGGTCTGCTGGAGTGTCGGATTGCTCATATCTACCTGAACGGGGCTACGCGTCAGAACTCGACTTCGAGCCGGGCACGGGAGACGGCCGAGAGCGGAACCCGGAGGATCCGGCCTCCGTCACCCTCGAGTACCACGCGATCCTCCTCGATGCCGTGTAATCGTCCGCGAAAGTGCTTCTGTCCGTCGACCGGTTCGCTGGTCACCACCTGCGCCAGCCGGCCGCGGAACCGTTCGTAGTCCGCCGGGCCCCGCAGCGGCCGGTCGAGGCCGGGCGAGGTGACCTCGAGCGTGTACTTCTGCTCGATGACGTCCTCGACGTCGAGCAGCGCGCTCAAGTCGGCACTGACGTGGCGGCAATCGTCCACGCCCACCGAATCGGCCGGCGCACCGGGTCGTCCCTGCGTGTCGGCCTGGCCCACGCGATCGATGGTGACGCGCAGGATCCACCCCACTGCCTCGCGCCGGAACTGCAGGTCGAATACCTGGAGTCCGTACGACTCCGCGATTCGCTCGGCCAGCGATCGGACCCGGTCGAGGCGCTCCACGGACCTCCCCAAAATGCAAAAAGTGGGCACCGGCCCACTTCAGTTGCCTCCAGCCCTCGCATCCGAAGCAGCACAGTATATCACGCCGTTTCGTCCACCGGCAACGGACGGACCACGAGGTCGTAGCCCCTCGCGGCGACCACTTCGGCCTCGAAGAGGTCGCCCGGCTGGTAGTCGGACACGTCGATGTCCGAGACGTAGACGAGCGGATCGATCTCGGGCGCCTGGCCTTCGAGTCGGCCGCGCAGGACCAGCGGGTGTTCGGGCGACGGCCCGTCGACCAGGACTCGAACGCGCTCGCCGATGCGTCTCCGATTGCGTGCCACGACCAGGCGCCTCTGCCGTCTCATCAGTTCTCGCCGCCGCTGTTCCTTGACCCGTCGCGGCACGTCGTCTTCACCGCGGCCGGCGGTCGTGCCCTCCTCGTGGGAGTAGGTGAACACGCCGACGTGGTCGAAGCCAGTCGTCTCGACAAAACGGCAGAGATCCTCGAACTCGGCGGCGGTTTCCCCGGGGAACCCGACGATGAACGTCGTGCGG is part of the Vicinamibacterales bacterium genome and encodes:
- the rimP gene encoding ribosome maturation factor RimP — protein: MERLDRVRSLAERIAESYGLQVFDLQFRREAVGWILRVTIDRVGQADTQGRPGAPADSVGVDDCRHVSADLSALLDVEDVIEQKYTLEVTSPGLDRPLRGPADYERFRGRLAQVVTSEPVDGQKHFRGRLHGIEEDRVVLEGDGGRILRVPLSAVSRARLEVEF